The following proteins are encoded in a genomic region of Montipora foliosa isolate CH-2021 chromosome 10, ASM3666993v2, whole genome shotgun sequence:
- the LOC137973258 gene encoding calmodulin-like, whose product MTTFHYNENMAKKQRKVNAGCADCVQDTETTTDELLIDMTLAVRVFDTDHKGYIESADLRFIILNMDYSIPRDELNELIKSSNLDQDKKISYQEFLALLMPIREK is encoded by the exons ATGACAACTTTCCACTACAACGAAAACATGGCAAAGAAACAGAGAAAAGTGAACGCTG GGTGTGCTGACTGTGTGCAAGACACTGAGACAACCACAGATGAACTTCTCATTGATATGACGCTTGCAGTTAGAGTCTTCGATACTGACCACAAAGGATACATTGAATCAGCGGATTTACGTTTCATAATATTAAATATGGACTACAGCATACCACGAGATGAGCTGAATGAATTAATAAAAAGTTCCAATTTGGATCAAGATAAAAAGATCTCATACCAAG AATTTCTTGCCCTTCTCATGCCAATCAGagaaaaatga